Proteins from a single region of Macrotis lagotis isolate mMagLag1 chromosome 2, bilby.v1.9.chrom.fasta, whole genome shotgun sequence:
- the NBR1 gene encoding next to BRCA1 gene 1 protein isoform X6, with protein sequence MEEVTYSVGRVRLRPLLFCSQSLGYCVTVIALRESESPLRATLSLAEQLENSRVLQPLPPRWESRQIAVKQGNQLQMNVYERHHAVDEAPQPGYKHPQDPSGTEKRSSCSGKKPLAHYSSLVRALGSEMKTQEEPTAQLSLTPCEADKPQDKPPDWFTKYLETFREQVVKETVEKLDQKLKEKLVLQGSSLESCSSALSMPVSEETLSLPRNQCDWLMTCSNCQRRIIGIRYQCSLCPSYNICELCEAGSYAHDPNHILLKLRRPITGSSETYTHSKLSPSRLPAALEQVRLQKQLDKNFLKAEKQRLRAEKKQRKAEVKELKKQLKLHRKIHLWNSIHGLQSPKSPLSRPDSLLHSNTLMLPMQPCAPVVPALSAAFVDENVPDGTHLQAGTKFVKHWRMKNTGNVKWNAETKLKFMWGNLTLASAERKDVVVPYLKAGHVGIVSVEFIAPALEGTYTSHWRLSHKGEQFGPRVWCSIIVDPFPTRENLEGGEKVSFPTNEVDDLSCQQEEAFSLAKEEIQIDEVTESSEGAETHIPQKIKIIPSERELYIPSVDLLTAQDLLSFELLDINIVQELERVPHNTPVDMTPCMSPLPHDSPLIEKPGLGQIQEESEGIGFRVLPGKRMYSAGTSKNKAENIVSAEEGEEDLSGTQFVCETVIRSLTLDAAPDHNPPRRPKSLQNSLHMLPDNFNYGIRSEETIRTLFSPPLGESQPQLIVKRQSTQSDDFSQGKSSLNSILPEERLMSDEKRDTVQAVDEEEELKDEVQSQGSSASSEDYIIILPECFDTTRPLGESMYSSALSQPGLERLMEIEQVIQAEQEPAEAYKELPRGEKHLQEHSINDILTTSQTLDTVLLTPEVVGPPQQLPSNPSSLQNIGTAESDLPDTIQEFSPVPDQVGGEPRASSELGNRQKSYENSRYYDGSSITGGLVKGAMSFAASAYKALFAGPPVTSQPKVSEDQTAALMAHLFEMGFCDRQLNLRLLKKHNHNILHVVTELLQMNNNDWYTHRY encoded by the exons ATTGCAGTTAAGCAGGGGAACCAACTGCAGATGAATGTCTATGAGAGGCATCATGCTGTAGATGAAGCCCCTCAACCTGGTTACAAGCATCCACAGGATCCATCTGGAACTGAAAAACGATCAAGCTGTTCGGGGAAAAAACCACTTGCACATTATTCTTCATTGGTGAGAGCCCTGGGATCAGAGATGAAAACGCAAGAGGAACCCACAGCACAG CTTTCACTCACTCCCTGTGAAGCTGACAAACCTCAAGATAAGCCACCAGATTGGTTCACAAAGTACTTGGAGACG TTTAGAGAACAAGTAGTTAAAGAAACAGTTGAGAAGCTTGATCAGAAGTTAAAGGAGAAACTGGTCCTCCAGGGTTCATCTTTAGAATCCTGCTCCTCAGCATTATCCATGCCTGTTTCAGAAGAAACATTGTCGTTGCCAAGAAACCAATGTGACTGGCTTATGACTTGTAGCAACTGCCAAAGAAGGATCATCGGCATACGTTACCAGTGTAG CCTATGTCCATCTTATAATATATGTGAATTGTGTGAGGCAGGGTCATATGCCCATGACCCTAACCATATCCTCTTGAAGCTAAGGAGACCAATTACGGGTTCTTCTGAAACATATACTCACTCAAAGCTCTCCCCTTCTCGTCTACCAGCAGCTCTAGAGCAAGTCAG gctCCAGAAACAGTTGGACAAGAACTTTCTTAAGGCAGAAAAGCAAAGGTTACGAGCtgagaagaaacagagaaaggcaGAAGTTAAGGAACTTAAGAAGCAACTTAAGCTTcataggaagattcatctttggaACTCTATCCATGGACTGCAGAGCCCCAAATCACCCCTTAGTAGGCCAGACAGCCTCCTTCATTCAAACACTCTAAT gctCCCCATGCAACCTTGTGCCCCAGTTGTGCCCGCTCTGAGTGCAGCATTTGTGGATGAAAATGTGCCAGATGGGACACACCTTCAAGCAGGAACCAAATTTGTCAAACACTGGAGGATGAAAAATACAGGAAATGTCAAATGGAATGCAGAAACAAAG ctgaaaTTTATGTGGGGAAACCTAACTTTGGCTTCTGCTGAAAGGAAGGATGTTGTGGTGCCCTATTTAAAGGCTGGTCATGTGGGAATTGTGTCTGTTGAGTTCATAGCTCCAGCTTTGGAGGGAACTTACACTTCACACTGGCGCCTTTCTCACAAGGGTGAACAGTTTGGGCCCAGAGTCTGGTGCAGCATCATTGTGGACCCTTTCCCTACTAGAGAAAATCTCGAAGGTGGTGAAAAAGTTTCTTTCCCTACAAACGAAGTTGATGATCTCTCCTGTCAGCAAGAG GAGGCTTTTTCACTTGCTAAAGAGGAAATTCAGATTGATGAAGTGACTGAATCATCAGAGGGAGCAGAAACTCACATCCCTCAGAAGATCAAAATCATTCCTAGTGAGAGGGAACTCTACATTCCATCTGTGGACCTCCTCACTGCCCAG GATCTGCTGTCATTTGAATTATTAGATATAAACATTGTTCAAGAGCTAGAGCGAGTGCCCCACAACACCCCAGTTG ATATGACCCCCTGCATGTCTCCTCTACCACATGACAGTCCTTTGATTGAGAAACCAGGTTTGGGACAGATACAAGAGGAGAGTGAAGGGATAGGATTTAGAGTGCTTCCTGGTAAgagaatgt ATTCTGCAGGGACTTCAAAGAATAAGGCTGAGAACATTGTTTCTGCAGAAGAAGGTGAAGAAGACCTGAGTGGGACCCAGTTTGTCTGTGAAACTGTAATCCGCTCCCTTACCTTGGATGCTGCCCCTGACCATAATCCACCTCGAAGACCCAAGTCACTGCAGA ATTCTCTGCATATGCTGCCTGACAACTTCAATTATGGTATCAGAAGTGAAGAAACCATCAGAACTCTGTTTTCCCCTCCTCTGGGAGAGTCACAGCCCCAGCTCATTGTGAAGAGGCAGTCAACCCAATCAGATGACTTCAGCCAAGGAAAATCCTCAT TGAATTCCATTCTTCCTGAAGAAAGACTGATGagtgatgaaaaaagagatactGTCCAGGCTGTGGATGAGGAAGAAGAACTTAAAGATGAGGTCCAAAGTCAAGGCTCTTCTGCTTCTTCTGAGGATTACATCATCATCTTGCCCGAGTGCTTTGATACAACCCGTCCCCTGGGGGAGTCCATGTATAGTTCTGCTCTCTCACAGCCAGGCCTGGAGAGACTCATGGAGATAGAGCAGGTGATCCAGGCTGAGCAAGAGCCAGCTGAAGCTTATAAAGAGCTCCCCAGAGGAGAAAAACACCTGCAAGAGCACAGCATTAATGATATTCTGACAACATCACAGACTCTAGATACagtgcttctgactccagaggTGGTGGGGCCTCCACAACAGTTGCCCAG CAATCCTTCATCTCTTCAAAATATTGGTACTGCAGAATCTGATTTGCCAGATACCATTCAAGAATTTTCTCCAGTTCCTGATCAAGTAGGAGGAG AACCCAGGGCTTCATCAGAACTTGGAAATAGACAGAAGAGCTATGAAAACTCAAG GTACTATGATGGCAGTAGCATTACTGGAGGACTGGTGAAGGGTGCTATGTCTTTTGCTGCCTCTGCCTACAAGGCCCTATTTGCAGGACCACCAGTCACTTCTCAG CCTAAAGTTTCTGAAGATCAGACAGCAGCCCTGATGGCCCATTTGTTTGAAATGGGGTTCTGCGATAGGCAGTTGAACCTGAGGCTATTGAAGAAGCACAACCATAACATCCTGCATGTTGTGACTGAATTACTGCAGATGAACAATAACGACTGGTACACTCACCGCTATTGA
- the NBR1 gene encoding next to BRCA1 gene 1 protein isoform X5: MEEVTYSVGRVRLRPLLFCSQSLGYCVTVIALRESESPLRATLSLAEQLENSRVLQPLPPRWESRQVKVSFDLNTIQIKYLDEDSEEIAVKQGNQLQMNVYERHHAVDEAPQPGYKHPQDPSGTEKRSSCSGKKPLAHYSSLVRALGSEMKTQEEPTAQLSLTPCEADKPQDKPPDWFTKYLETFREQVVKETVEKLDQKLKEKLVLQGSSLESCSSALSMPVSEETLSLPRNQCDWLMTCSNCQRRIIGIRYQCSLCPSYNICELCEAGSYAHDPNHILLKLRRPITGSSETYTHSKLSPSRLPAALEQVRLQKQLDKNFLKAEKQRLRAEKKQRKAEVKELKKQLKLHRKIHLWNSIHGLQSPKSPLSRPDSLLHSNTLMLPMQPCAPVVPALSAAFVDENVPDGTHLQAGTKFVKHWRMKNTGNVKWNAETKLKFMWGNLTLASAERKDVVVPYLKAGHVGIVSVEFIAPALEGTYTSHWRLSHKGEQFGPRVWCSIIVDPFPTRENLEGGEKVSFPTNEVDDLSCQQEEAFSLAKEEIQIDEVTESSEGAETHIPQKIKIIPSERELYIPSVDLLTAQDLLSFELLDINIVQELERVPHNTPVDMTPCMSPLPHDSPLIEKPGLGQIQEESEGIGFRVLPGKRMYSAGTSKNKAENIVSAEEGEEDLSGTQFVCETVIRSLTLDAAPDHNPPRRPKSLQNSLHMLPDNFNYGIRSEETIRTLFSPPLGESQPQLIVKRQSTQSDDFSQGKSSLNSILPEERLMSDEKRDTVQAVDEEEELKDEVQSQGSSASSEDYIIILPECFDTTRPLGESMYSSALSQPGLERLMEIEQVIQAEQEPAEAYKELPRGEKHLQEHSINDILTTSQTLDTVLLTPEVVGPPQQLPSNPSSLQNIGTAESDLPDTIQEFSPVPDQVGGEPRASSELGNRQKSYENSRYYDGSSITGGLVKGAMSFAASAYKALFAGPPVTSQPKVSEDQTAALMAHLFEMGFCDRQLNLRLLKKHNHNILHVVTELLQMNNNDWYTHRY, encoded by the exons ATTGCAGTTAAGCAGGGGAACCAACTGCAGATGAATGTCTATGAGAGGCATCATGCTGTAGATGAAGCCCCTCAACCTGGTTACAAGCATCCACAGGATCCATCTGGAACTGAAAAACGATCAAGCTGTTCGGGGAAAAAACCACTTGCACATTATTCTTCATTGGTGAGAGCCCTGGGATCAGAGATGAAAACGCAAGAGGAACCCACAGCACAG CTTTCACTCACTCCCTGTGAAGCTGACAAACCTCAAGATAAGCCACCAGATTGGTTCACAAAGTACTTGGAGACG TTTAGAGAACAAGTAGTTAAAGAAACAGTTGAGAAGCTTGATCAGAAGTTAAAGGAGAAACTGGTCCTCCAGGGTTCATCTTTAGAATCCTGCTCCTCAGCATTATCCATGCCTGTTTCAGAAGAAACATTGTCGTTGCCAAGAAACCAATGTGACTGGCTTATGACTTGTAGCAACTGCCAAAGAAGGATCATCGGCATACGTTACCAGTGTAG CCTATGTCCATCTTATAATATATGTGAATTGTGTGAGGCAGGGTCATATGCCCATGACCCTAACCATATCCTCTTGAAGCTAAGGAGACCAATTACGGGTTCTTCTGAAACATATACTCACTCAAAGCTCTCCCCTTCTCGTCTACCAGCAGCTCTAGAGCAAGTCAG gctCCAGAAACAGTTGGACAAGAACTTTCTTAAGGCAGAAAAGCAAAGGTTACGAGCtgagaagaaacagagaaaggcaGAAGTTAAGGAACTTAAGAAGCAACTTAAGCTTcataggaagattcatctttggaACTCTATCCATGGACTGCAGAGCCCCAAATCACCCCTTAGTAGGCCAGACAGCCTCCTTCATTCAAACACTCTAAT gctCCCCATGCAACCTTGTGCCCCAGTTGTGCCCGCTCTGAGTGCAGCATTTGTGGATGAAAATGTGCCAGATGGGACACACCTTCAAGCAGGAACCAAATTTGTCAAACACTGGAGGATGAAAAATACAGGAAATGTCAAATGGAATGCAGAAACAAAG ctgaaaTTTATGTGGGGAAACCTAACTTTGGCTTCTGCTGAAAGGAAGGATGTTGTGGTGCCCTATTTAAAGGCTGGTCATGTGGGAATTGTGTCTGTTGAGTTCATAGCTCCAGCTTTGGAGGGAACTTACACTTCACACTGGCGCCTTTCTCACAAGGGTGAACAGTTTGGGCCCAGAGTCTGGTGCAGCATCATTGTGGACCCTTTCCCTACTAGAGAAAATCTCGAAGGTGGTGAAAAAGTTTCTTTCCCTACAAACGAAGTTGATGATCTCTCCTGTCAGCAAGAG GAGGCTTTTTCACTTGCTAAAGAGGAAATTCAGATTGATGAAGTGACTGAATCATCAGAGGGAGCAGAAACTCACATCCCTCAGAAGATCAAAATCATTCCTAGTGAGAGGGAACTCTACATTCCATCTGTGGACCTCCTCACTGCCCAG GATCTGCTGTCATTTGAATTATTAGATATAAACATTGTTCAAGAGCTAGAGCGAGTGCCCCACAACACCCCAGTTG ATATGACCCCCTGCATGTCTCCTCTACCACATGACAGTCCTTTGATTGAGAAACCAGGTTTGGGACAGATACAAGAGGAGAGTGAAGGGATAGGATTTAGAGTGCTTCCTGGTAAgagaatgt ATTCTGCAGGGACTTCAAAGAATAAGGCTGAGAACATTGTTTCTGCAGAAGAAGGTGAAGAAGACCTGAGTGGGACCCAGTTTGTCTGTGAAACTGTAATCCGCTCCCTTACCTTGGATGCTGCCCCTGACCATAATCCACCTCGAAGACCCAAGTCACTGCAGA ATTCTCTGCATATGCTGCCTGACAACTTCAATTATGGTATCAGAAGTGAAGAAACCATCAGAACTCTGTTTTCCCCTCCTCTGGGAGAGTCACAGCCCCAGCTCATTGTGAAGAGGCAGTCAACCCAATCAGATGACTTCAGCCAAGGAAAATCCTCAT TGAATTCCATTCTTCCTGAAGAAAGACTGATGagtgatgaaaaaagagatactGTCCAGGCTGTGGATGAGGAAGAAGAACTTAAAGATGAGGTCCAAAGTCAAGGCTCTTCTGCTTCTTCTGAGGATTACATCATCATCTTGCCCGAGTGCTTTGATACAACCCGTCCCCTGGGGGAGTCCATGTATAGTTCTGCTCTCTCACAGCCAGGCCTGGAGAGACTCATGGAGATAGAGCAGGTGATCCAGGCTGAGCAAGAGCCAGCTGAAGCTTATAAAGAGCTCCCCAGAGGAGAAAAACACCTGCAAGAGCACAGCATTAATGATATTCTGACAACATCACAGACTCTAGATACagtgcttctgactccagaggTGGTGGGGCCTCCACAACAGTTGCCCAG CAATCCTTCATCTCTTCAAAATATTGGTACTGCAGAATCTGATTTGCCAGATACCATTCAAGAATTTTCTCCAGTTCCTGATCAAGTAGGAGGAG AACCCAGGGCTTCATCAGAACTTGGAAATAGACAGAAGAGCTATGAAAACTCAAG GTACTATGATGGCAGTAGCATTACTGGAGGACTGGTGAAGGGTGCTATGTCTTTTGCTGCCTCTGCCTACAAGGCCCTATTTGCAGGACCACCAGTCACTTCTCAG CCTAAAGTTTCTGAAGATCAGACAGCAGCCCTGATGGCCCATTTGTTTGAAATGGGGTTCTGCGATAGGCAGTTGAACCTGAGGCTATTGAAGAAGCACAACCATAACATCCTGCATGTTGTGACTGAATTACTGCAGATGAACAATAACGACTGGTACACTCACCGCTATTGA
- the NBR1 gene encoding next to BRCA1 gene 1 protein isoform X3 — MEPQVNLNVTFKNETQSFLVSDSENTTWADVEAMVKVSFDLNTIQIKYLDEDSEEIAVKQGNQLQMNVYERHHAVDEAPQPGYKHPQDPSGTEKRSSCSGKKPLAHYSSLVRALGSEMKTQEEPTAQLSLTPCEADKPQDKPPDWFTKYLETFREQVVKETVEKLDQKLKEKLVLQGSSLESCSSALSMPVSEETLSLPRNQCDWLMTCSNCQRRIIGIRYQCSLCPSYNICELCEAGSYAHDPNHILLKLRRPITGSSETYTHSKLSPSRLPAALEQVRLQKQLDKNFLKAEKQRLRAEKKQRKAEVKELKKQLKLHRKIHLWNSIHGLQSPKSPLSRPDSLLHSNTLMLPMQPCAPVVPALSAAFVDENVPDGTHLQAGTKFVKHWRMKNTGNVKWNAETKLKFMWGNLTLASAERKDVVVPYLKAGHVGIVSVEFIAPALEGTYTSHWRLSHKGEQFGPRVWCSIIVDPFPTRENLEGGEKVSFPTNEVDDLSCQQEEAFSLAKEEIQIDEVTESSEGAETHIPQKIKIIPSERELYIPSVDLLTAQDLLSFELLDINIVQELERVPHNTPVDMTPCMSPLPHDSPLIEKPGLGQIQEESEGIGFRVLPGKRMYSAGTSKNKAENIVSAEEGEEDLSGTQFVCETVIRSLTLDAAPDHNPPRRPKSLQNSLHMLPDNFNYGIRSEETIRTLFSPPLGESQPQLIVKRQSTQSDDFSQGKSSLNSILPEERLMSDEKRDTVQAVDEEEELKDEVQSQGSSASSEDYIIILPECFDTTRPLGESMYSSALSQPGLERLMEIEQVIQAEQEPAEAYKELPRGEKHLQEHSINDILTTSQTLDTVLLTPEVVGPPQQLPSNPSSLQNIGTAESDLPDTIQEFSPVPDQVGGEPRASSELGNRQKSYENSRYYDGSSITGGLVKGAMSFAASAYKALFAGPPVTSQPKVSEDQTAALMAHLFEMGFCDRQLNLRLLKKHNHNILHVVTELLQMNNNDWYTHRY; from the exons ATTGCAGTTAAGCAGGGGAACCAACTGCAGATGAATGTCTATGAGAGGCATCATGCTGTAGATGAAGCCCCTCAACCTGGTTACAAGCATCCACAGGATCCATCTGGAACTGAAAAACGATCAAGCTGTTCGGGGAAAAAACCACTTGCACATTATTCTTCATTGGTGAGAGCCCTGGGATCAGAGATGAAAACGCAAGAGGAACCCACAGCACAG CTTTCACTCACTCCCTGTGAAGCTGACAAACCTCAAGATAAGCCACCAGATTGGTTCACAAAGTACTTGGAGACG TTTAGAGAACAAGTAGTTAAAGAAACAGTTGAGAAGCTTGATCAGAAGTTAAAGGAGAAACTGGTCCTCCAGGGTTCATCTTTAGAATCCTGCTCCTCAGCATTATCCATGCCTGTTTCAGAAGAAACATTGTCGTTGCCAAGAAACCAATGTGACTGGCTTATGACTTGTAGCAACTGCCAAAGAAGGATCATCGGCATACGTTACCAGTGTAG CCTATGTCCATCTTATAATATATGTGAATTGTGTGAGGCAGGGTCATATGCCCATGACCCTAACCATATCCTCTTGAAGCTAAGGAGACCAATTACGGGTTCTTCTGAAACATATACTCACTCAAAGCTCTCCCCTTCTCGTCTACCAGCAGCTCTAGAGCAAGTCAG gctCCAGAAACAGTTGGACAAGAACTTTCTTAAGGCAGAAAAGCAAAGGTTACGAGCtgagaagaaacagagaaaggcaGAAGTTAAGGAACTTAAGAAGCAACTTAAGCTTcataggaagattcatctttggaACTCTATCCATGGACTGCAGAGCCCCAAATCACCCCTTAGTAGGCCAGACAGCCTCCTTCATTCAAACACTCTAAT gctCCCCATGCAACCTTGTGCCCCAGTTGTGCCCGCTCTGAGTGCAGCATTTGTGGATGAAAATGTGCCAGATGGGACACACCTTCAAGCAGGAACCAAATTTGTCAAACACTGGAGGATGAAAAATACAGGAAATGTCAAATGGAATGCAGAAACAAAG ctgaaaTTTATGTGGGGAAACCTAACTTTGGCTTCTGCTGAAAGGAAGGATGTTGTGGTGCCCTATTTAAAGGCTGGTCATGTGGGAATTGTGTCTGTTGAGTTCATAGCTCCAGCTTTGGAGGGAACTTACACTTCACACTGGCGCCTTTCTCACAAGGGTGAACAGTTTGGGCCCAGAGTCTGGTGCAGCATCATTGTGGACCCTTTCCCTACTAGAGAAAATCTCGAAGGTGGTGAAAAAGTTTCTTTCCCTACAAACGAAGTTGATGATCTCTCCTGTCAGCAAGAG GAGGCTTTTTCACTTGCTAAAGAGGAAATTCAGATTGATGAAGTGACTGAATCATCAGAGGGAGCAGAAACTCACATCCCTCAGAAGATCAAAATCATTCCTAGTGAGAGGGAACTCTACATTCCATCTGTGGACCTCCTCACTGCCCAG GATCTGCTGTCATTTGAATTATTAGATATAAACATTGTTCAAGAGCTAGAGCGAGTGCCCCACAACACCCCAGTTG ATATGACCCCCTGCATGTCTCCTCTACCACATGACAGTCCTTTGATTGAGAAACCAGGTTTGGGACAGATACAAGAGGAGAGTGAAGGGATAGGATTTAGAGTGCTTCCTGGTAAgagaatgt ATTCTGCAGGGACTTCAAAGAATAAGGCTGAGAACATTGTTTCTGCAGAAGAAGGTGAAGAAGACCTGAGTGGGACCCAGTTTGTCTGTGAAACTGTAATCCGCTCCCTTACCTTGGATGCTGCCCCTGACCATAATCCACCTCGAAGACCCAAGTCACTGCAGA ATTCTCTGCATATGCTGCCTGACAACTTCAATTATGGTATCAGAAGTGAAGAAACCATCAGAACTCTGTTTTCCCCTCCTCTGGGAGAGTCACAGCCCCAGCTCATTGTGAAGAGGCAGTCAACCCAATCAGATGACTTCAGCCAAGGAAAATCCTCAT TGAATTCCATTCTTCCTGAAGAAAGACTGATGagtgatgaaaaaagagatactGTCCAGGCTGTGGATGAGGAAGAAGAACTTAAAGATGAGGTCCAAAGTCAAGGCTCTTCTGCTTCTTCTGAGGATTACATCATCATCTTGCCCGAGTGCTTTGATACAACCCGTCCCCTGGGGGAGTCCATGTATAGTTCTGCTCTCTCACAGCCAGGCCTGGAGAGACTCATGGAGATAGAGCAGGTGATCCAGGCTGAGCAAGAGCCAGCTGAAGCTTATAAAGAGCTCCCCAGAGGAGAAAAACACCTGCAAGAGCACAGCATTAATGATATTCTGACAACATCACAGACTCTAGATACagtgcttctgactccagaggTGGTGGGGCCTCCACAACAGTTGCCCAG CAATCCTTCATCTCTTCAAAATATTGGTACTGCAGAATCTGATTTGCCAGATACCATTCAAGAATTTTCTCCAGTTCCTGATCAAGTAGGAGGAG AACCCAGGGCTTCATCAGAACTTGGAAATAGACAGAAGAGCTATGAAAACTCAAG GTACTATGATGGCAGTAGCATTACTGGAGGACTGGTGAAGGGTGCTATGTCTTTTGCTGCCTCTGCCTACAAGGCCCTATTTGCAGGACCACCAGTCACTTCTCAG CCTAAAGTTTCTGAAGATCAGACAGCAGCCCTGATGGCCCATTTGTTTGAAATGGGGTTCTGCGATAGGCAGTTGAACCTGAGGCTATTGAAGAAGCACAACCATAACATCCTGCATGTTGTGACTGAATTACTGCAGATGAACAATAACGACTGGTACACTCACCGCTATTGA